In one window of Streptomyces sp. FXJ1.172 DNA:
- a CDS encoding Mu transposase C-terminal domain-containing protein — protein sequence MVEVGAHVVYRGQTWQVAALQGQRVYLLQEDGTEEALLLGRLFADPGFEVVGAQAPDTVPQWGLFETVPLAAQQRALAWLPHIREVETGWPHPEGSREGQAMRPEYDPEQWTLAQRDAAKAKELTALGFTRVTRTTVERMRHAYRKQGLWGLVDKRTVPTRGRHPTGYADERVVAAVLEALRRQRGRSKGTVKGLQVLVGQILEDTHGRGVVEMPSRSSFYRLVSVLADPAERPGRPARTATAPARASSAPVVLRPGEQVQIDTTRLDIMAVLEDGSLGRPELTIAVDVATRSILAAVLRPNSTKAVDAALLLAEMAVPHPARPAWPKALQLSRAEVPYERMLSLDERLEGAAARPVVVPETIVVDRGKIYLSQGFVAACETLGVSVQPAPPRRPQAKAVVERTFGAINDLFCQHVVSHTGSNPQRRGLATAAEARWTIPQLQDFLDEWITCGWQNRPHDGLRHPVLPKTALTPNQTWAALITISGYVPVPLTGADYLELLPVRWQPITERGIRLDYRTYNHEVLDPHRGQRSGVASKDGKWEVHHNPHDARQIWVRLTDGKLHEIGWIHRDHVHQPFNDALWRHIQTEVEQRGDRETHEADLADALDQLLRRTRHPAGTEHNTRRRRTPRSASTAAQLPDLPGQRRLLNTETAPAPAPEWSESLDDLITVDAAAETDTSDPEGAGVLAAEAGGYGLWDAEAEAEQW from the coding sequence ATGGTGGAGGTCGGCGCGCACGTCGTCTACCGGGGGCAGACCTGGCAGGTCGCTGCGTTGCAGGGCCAGCGGGTCTACCTGTTGCAGGAAGACGGCACTGAAGAAGCCTTGCTGTTGGGGCGGTTGTTCGCCGATCCGGGCTTCGAAGTGGTGGGCGCGCAGGCGCCGGACACGGTACCGCAGTGGGGGCTGTTCGAGACCGTTCCGCTGGCGGCCCAGCAGCGGGCGCTGGCGTGGCTGCCCCACATCCGGGAGGTCGAGACCGGGTGGCCGCACCCTGAGGGCAGCCGCGAGGGACAGGCGATGCGGCCGGAGTACGACCCGGAGCAGTGGACCCTGGCGCAGCGGGATGCAGCCAAGGCGAAGGAGCTGACCGCGCTCGGCTTCACCCGGGTGACCCGCACGACGGTCGAGCGGATGCGGCACGCCTACCGCAAGCAGGGCTTGTGGGGGCTGGTCGACAAGCGCACGGTGCCGACACGCGGCCGTCATCCGACGGGGTATGCCGACGAGCGGGTCGTGGCCGCGGTGCTGGAGGCGCTACGGCGTCAGCGAGGCCGGTCGAAGGGGACGGTAAAGGGACTGCAGGTGCTGGTCGGGCAGATCCTGGAGGACACGCACGGGCGCGGGGTGGTGGAGATGCCGTCGCGGTCGTCGTTCTACCGGCTGGTGAGTGTGCTGGCCGACCCGGCCGAGCGTCCGGGACGTCCCGCGCGCACCGCCACCGCACCCGCCCGCGCCTCGTCGGCGCCAGTGGTGCTGCGGCCCGGGGAACAGGTGCAGATCGACACCACCCGCCTGGACATCATGGCCGTCTTGGAGGACGGCAGCCTGGGGCGGCCGGAGCTGACCATCGCCGTCGACGTCGCCACCCGCTCCATCCTGGCCGCCGTCCTGCGCCCGAACAGCACCAAAGCTGTCGACGCAGCCTTGCTGCTGGCGGAAATGGCCGTCCCCCATCCCGCCCGGCCCGCCTGGCCCAAGGCGCTGCAACTGTCGCGGGCCGAGGTGCCCTACGAGCGGATGCTGTCGCTGGACGAGCGGCTGGAGGGCGCGGCCGCCCGCCCGGTGGTCGTGCCCGAGACGATCGTCGTCGACCGCGGCAAGATCTACCTCTCGCAGGGCTTCGTCGCCGCCTGCGAGACGCTCGGGGTGAGCGTGCAGCCCGCCCCTCCGAGGCGACCGCAGGCCAAGGCTGTGGTGGAGCGGACCTTCGGCGCGATCAACGACCTGTTCTGCCAGCACGTCGTAAGCCACACCGGCTCCAACCCCCAGCGCCGCGGCTTGGCGACGGCGGCCGAGGCGCGGTGGACGATCCCGCAGCTGCAGGACTTCCTCGACGAATGGATCACCTGCGGCTGGCAGAACCGGCCCCACGACGGACTGCGCCACCCCGTCCTTCCCAAAACCGCCCTCACACCGAACCAGACGTGGGCCGCTCTGATCACCATCAGCGGCTACGTGCCCGTCCCGCTGACCGGGGCCGACTACCTCGAGCTGCTGCCGGTGCGCTGGCAGCCCATCACCGAACGCGGCATCCGCCTCGACTACCGCACCTACAACCACGAAGTCCTCGACCCACACCGCGGCCAGCGCTCCGGTGTCGCCAGCAAAGACGGCAAGTGGGAGGTCCACCACAACCCCCACGACGCGCGTCAGATCTGGGTCCGTCTCACCGACGGAAAGCTCCACGAGATCGGCTGGATCCACCGCGACCACGTCCACCAGCCCTTCAACGACGCCCTCTGGCGCCATATCCAGACCGAGGTCGAACAACGCGGGGACCGCGAGACGCACGAAGCCGACCTCGCCGACGCGCTCGACCAGCTCCTGCGCCGCACCCGCCACCCCGCCGGGACCGAGCACAACACCCGCCGCCGCAGAACCCCCCGCTCCGCAAGTACGGCAGCACAGCTGCCCGATCTGCCAGGCCAGCGGCGCCTCCTCAACACGGAGACCGCACCGGCCCCGGCCCCGGAGTGGAGCGAGAGCCTTGACGACCTCATCACCGTTGATGCGGCGGCCGAGACGGACACGAGCGATCCGGAAGGCGCGGGCGTGCTGGCGGCCGAGGCAGGCGGATACGGGCTGTGGGACGCCGAAGCGGAGGCCGAGCAATGGTGA
- a CDS encoding TnsA-like heteromeric transposase endonuclease subunit, producing the protein MTQLPWDQSAASVRFEDLGPVSAFPVVPGRRWGPGWWWSATTGRHVVHGSTAMRTQLMVLDRDPDVTGLSARPVRLLWRDPDGRVRSWVPQLFARYADGTGLLADCPSSPAKRDRAQRVRMVLEAACARVGWSYRRLEPPPAVLAANLRWLAGYRHPRYQGPPRLRAALADAFAAPRPLADGAASVGDPLQVLPAVYHALWSGRLATRLDEPLHERALICADAERGEGVERRLSNVGGDPERG; encoded by the coding sequence ATGACGCAGCTGCCGTGGGACCAGTCGGCGGCATCGGTACGGTTCGAGGACCTGGGGCCGGTGTCCGCGTTTCCGGTCGTGCCGGGCCGCCGGTGGGGGCCGGGCTGGTGGTGGTCGGCGACCACCGGACGGCACGTCGTTCACGGTTCAACAGCGATGCGTACCCAGTTGATGGTCCTGGACCGGGACCCGGATGTGACCGGCCTGTCCGCGCGTCCGGTACGGCTGCTGTGGCGGGATCCCGACGGGCGGGTGCGCTCGTGGGTGCCTCAGTTGTTCGCCCGGTACGCCGACGGCACCGGCCTGCTCGCCGACTGCCCCTCCAGCCCGGCCAAGCGGGACAGGGCGCAGCGGGTGCGGATGGTCCTGGAGGCGGCGTGCGCCCGCGTGGGCTGGTCATATCGGCGCCTCGAGCCACCTCCAGCGGTGCTGGCGGCGAATCTGCGGTGGCTGGCCGGCTACCGCCACCCCCGTTATCAGGGCCCGCCCCGGCTCAGGGCCGCGCTGGCCGATGCGTTCGCCGCACCCCGGCCGCTAGCCGACGGGGCGGCATCGGTGGGTGATCCGCTGCAGGTATTGCCGGCCGTCTATCACGCGCTGTGGTCCGGGCGCCTTGCGACGCGGCTCGATGAGCCGCTGCACGAGCGGGCGCTGATCTGCGCTGACGCAGAACGTGGTGAGGGCGTCGAAAGGCGGCTGAGCAACGTCGGCGGCGATCCGGAGAGAGGTTGA
- a CDS encoding 3'-5' exonuclease: MHSAKGLEFDHVIIVGLNSEVMPHATEPGDSERDAHLRLLAMSAGRARKTLTITYKPSEASDLIACMDPDTYEVKAV; this comes from the coding sequence ATGCACTCCGCCAAGGGGCTGGAGTTCGACCACGTGATCATCGTCGGACTCAACAGCGAGGTTATGCCGCACGCCACCGAGCCCGGCGACAGCGAACGAGACGCCCATCTGCGCCTGCTGGCCATGTCCGCCGGACGCGCCCGCAAGACGCTCACCATCACCTACAAGCCCTCCGAGGCCAGCGACCTCATCGCCTGCATGGACCCGGACACCTACGAGGTGAAGGCCGTATGA